A window of the Anoplopoma fimbria isolate UVic2021 breed Golden Eagle Sablefish chromosome 17, Afim_UVic_2022, whole genome shotgun sequence genome harbors these coding sequences:
- the romo1 gene encoding reactive oxygen species modulator 1 translates to MPVAVGPYGQTQPSCFDRVKMGFMMGFTVGLAAGAMFGTFSCLRIGMRGRELMGGVGKTMMQSGGTFGTFMSIGMGIRC, encoded by the exons ATGCCCGTGGCTGTAGGTCCATATGGCCAGACGCAGCCCAGCTGTTTTGACCGGGTCAAGATGGGCTTCATGATGGGGTTCACAGTGGGGTTGGCTGCAGGCGCCATGTTTGGCACTTTCTCCTGTCTCAG GATCGGCATGCGTGGCAGGGAGCTGATGGGAGGAGTGGGGAAGACCATGATGCAGAGCGGAGGGACGTTCGGCACCTTCATGTCCATCGGTATGGGCATCCGCTGCTGA